The following are encoded in a window of Deltaproteobacteria bacterium genomic DNA:
- a CDS encoding lysophospholipid acyltransferase family protein: MIEPNEPIVPSRVYPLPLDQIREHVREHAEEKPVRGHFATRALMAVITGVIRALSWEAAYTLGGAIGSVLYRLRVRWGVAKVNLDIAFGEKKTASEKDAIYRASLKNLGRQIVNYIRMPLMDDRFWAENFTIENEHLLRDAYNQGRGVVFIYMHFGPWEMAGGKIGHCGYPLSVVAKAMKNPAIDRFVIEARNSMLLGSIKHRDAMPRILAGLRKGEGIVMVIDQNMKRSQGVFVEWMGRVASTVRSASWLARESGAPVITGVARQTGPKSFEMKMLDEIPWQPHPDPAEELVVNTQNYVRVLERGIYAMPEEWFWLNRRWKVQPEGMQSPYGS; this comes from the coding sequence ATGATCGAACCGAACGAGCCCATCGTTCCCTCGCGTGTTTATCCGCTTCCCCTCGACCAGATCCGTGAACACGTCCGCGAACACGCCGAGGAAAAACCCGTGCGCGGCCATTTTGCCACGCGGGCGCTCATGGCGGTCATCACGGGCGTCATCCGCGCGCTGAGCTGGGAAGCCGCTTACACTCTGGGAGGCGCGATCGGTTCGGTTCTCTATCGGCTGCGCGTGCGGTGGGGCGTCGCGAAGGTCAACCTCGACATCGCCTTCGGCGAGAAGAAAACCGCGTCGGAGAAAGACGCGATCTACCGCGCGTCGCTGAAAAATCTCGGCCGGCAGATCGTCAACTACATCCGCATGCCGCTCATGGACGACCGATTCTGGGCGGAGAATTTCACGATCGAAAACGAGCACCTGTTGCGCGACGCTTACAATCAGGGGCGCGGCGTGGTGTTCATCTACATGCACTTCGGCCCCTGGGAGATGGCGGGCGGCAAGATCGGCCACTGCGGCTACCCGCTTTCGGTCGTCGCCAAGGCCATGAAAAACCCGGCGATCGATCGCTTCGTGATCGAGGCGCGCAACAGCATGTTGCTGGGGTCGATCAAGCACCGCGACGCCATGCCGCGCATCCTCGCGGGGCTGCGCAAGGGCGAGGGCATCGTGATGGTGATCGACCAGAACATGAAACGCAGCCAGGGTGTGTTCGTGGAATGGATGGGGCGCGTTGCGTCCACCGTGCGTTCCGCGTCGTGGCTCGCGCGCGAATCCGGCGCGCCGGTCATCACGGGCGTTGCGAGGCAAACGGGCCCGAAGAGCTTCGAGATGAAAATGCTGGATGAGATTCCGTGGCAGCCGCACCCCGATCCCGCGGAAGAACTCGTCGTCAACACGCAGAACTACGTGCGTGTGCTGGAGCGCGGCATCTACGCCATGCCCGAGGAATGGTTCTGGCTCAACCGCCGATGGAAGGTTCAGCCCGAGGGGATGCAGAGCCCTTACGGCTCCTGA
- the modC gene encoding molybdenum ABC transporter ATP-binding protein, with protein sequence MATACEEGRVVSIEARFRVEWPAFTLDVDLTIPSRGVSALFGHSGSGKTTLLRCVAGLERPHTGRLAIDGEIWQDGGRGLPTHRRPIGYVFQEASLFPHLTVMGNLRYGVKRAPGANGVNLDHVIDLLGIGPLLERKPDRLSGGERQRVGIARALAVSPRVLLMDEPLASLDDQRKQEILPYLDRLHDDLKIPVIYVSHSLDELARLADYMVYMKDGQALATGPIGKVVTTLGLRFGFGGEAESLIEATVADHDGDYALTYLDSPLGRVTVPRKNFSSGHPVRLRIFAHDVSITLTRETDTSILNIFPVTVEEVIAYRESQALVKLGAGGASVLSCITTKSAALLDLRPGKSVFAQVKTIATLA encoded by the coding sequence GGCGTTTACGCTCGACGTCGATCTCACGATTCCGTCGCGGGGGGTGAGCGCGCTGTTCGGTCACTCGGGGTCGGGCAAGACGACGCTGTTGCGATGCGTCGCGGGGCTGGAACGCCCGCATACCGGTCGCCTCGCGATCGATGGCGAAATCTGGCAGGACGGCGGGCGAGGCCTGCCCACGCACCGGCGTCCCATCGGCTACGTCTTTCAGGAGGCGAGCCTGTTTCCCCACCTGACCGTGATGGGCAATTTGCGTTACGGCGTCAAACGCGCGCCCGGTGCGAACGGCGTGAATCTCGACCACGTGATCGACCTGCTCGGCATCGGCCCGCTGCTCGAACGCAAGCCCGATCGCCTGTCCGGCGGCGAACGCCAGCGTGTCGGCATCGCACGGGCGTTGGCCGTGAGCCCGCGTGTTCTCCTGATGGACGAACCCCTCGCGTCGCTCGACGACCAGCGCAAGCAGGAGATTCTGCCCTACCTCGACCGGCTGCATGACGACCTGAAAATTCCGGTCATCTACGTCAGCCACTCGCTCGACGAACTCGCGCGGCTCGCGGACTACATGGTGTACATGAAGGATGGACAGGCCCTCGCGACCGGGCCGATCGGGAAGGTCGTCACCACGCTGGGCCTGCGTTTCGGTTTCGGCGGCGAGGCCGAATCGCTCATCGAGGCGACCGTCGCGGATCACGACGGCGATTACGCGTTGACTTATCTCGATTCACCGCTCGGCCGCGTGACCGTGCCGCGAAAGAACTTTTCATCTGGACACCCCGTGCGCCTGCGAATCTTCGCGCACGACGTGAGCATCACGCTCACGCGCGAGACCGACACGAGCATCCTGAACATCTTTCCCGTCACCGTCGAGGAAGTCATCGCGTACCGGGAGTCGCAGGCGCTGGTGAAGCTCGGCGCGGGCGGCGCGTCGGTCCTCTCGTGCATCACGACCAAATCCGCCGCGCTGCTCGATCTGCGTCCCGGGAAGTCGGTCTTCGCGCAGGTGAAGACCATCGCCACGCTCGCGTGA